Proteins co-encoded in one Halorussus vallis genomic window:
- a CDS encoding prefoldin subunit beta, whose protein sequence is MQGNLPPEAQEKLEELQDLQETAQQVAVQKNQAETQLTEAQNALEEMDSIDEDTQMYREVGELLVETEYDEAQDDLEEKVDSLEIRVETLEKQEGRVQEQFESLQQELQQMLGGGGGGPQGPQGPGMGGGAGGS, encoded by the coding sequence ATGCAGGGTAATCTGCCACCGGAAGCCCAGGAGAAGCTCGAGGAACTGCAGGACCTTCAGGAGACGGCCCAGCAGGTCGCCGTCCAGAAGAACCAGGCCGAAACTCAGCTCACCGAGGCCCAGAACGCCCTCGAGGAGATGGACTCCATCGACGAGGACACCCAGATGTACCGCGAGGTCGGCGAACTCCTCGTGGAGACCGAATACGACGAGGCCCAGGACGACCTCGAGGAGAAGGTCGACAGCCTCGAAATCCGCGTCGAAACCCTCGAGAAGCAGGAGGGCCGCGTTCAGGAGCAGTTCGAGAGCCTCCAGCAGGAACTCCAGCAGATGCTCGGCGGCGGCGGTGGCGGCCCGCAGGGTCCCCAGGGTCCCGGCATGGGCGGCGGCGCCGGCGGTTCGTAG
- a CDS encoding DUF3194 domain-containing protein, translating to MSGDDATESEPTPSDDEVVRTAAEAAEGLIFSRFKQSTVKDVDVTVTFEDGVLDVDVYLNVPDEQAKAEKVAEDAALAARSAVDDLFAEAEA from the coding sequence ATGTCCGGCGACGACGCGACGGAGAGCGAACCGACGCCGAGCGACGACGAGGTCGTTCGGACGGCCGCCGAAGCCGCCGAGGGGCTCATCTTCTCGCGGTTCAAACAGTCGACCGTCAAGGACGTCGACGTGACGGTGACGTTCGAGGACGGCGTGCTGGACGTCGACGTCTACCTCAACGTCCCCGACGAGCAGGCCAAGGCCGAGAAGGTCGCCGAGGACGCCGCGCTCGCCGCGCGGTCGGCCGTCGACGACCTGTTCGCCGAGGCCGAGGCGTAA